A portion of the Colius striatus isolate bColStr4 chromosome 1, bColStr4.1.hap1, whole genome shotgun sequence genome contains these proteins:
- the PMCH gene encoding pro-MCH: MCISSYMLILSLFSQGFLLSVSKSLQRAEDEDMWPTALNVGKTLRNGDRPANRRAIPLLMHYKTEDSSVLDKEDVRNMKVLDTGSRHDFLNHVMPSNLGRKQPLYLALKGAMALPADARIQNIESIQERETADEENSAKFPIGRRDFDMLRCMLGRVYRPCWQV, from the exons ATGTGTATCTCATCATACATGTtgattctctctcttttttctcaaGGTTTTCTACTCTCAGTTTCAAAATCTCTGCAAAGGGCAGAAGATGAAGATATGTGGCCAACGGCATTAAACGTAGGAAAAACTCTTCGAAATGGAGATAGACCTGCAAATAGACGAGCTATACCTTTGCTGATGCATTATAAGACTGAAGACAGCAGTGTTTTGGATAAAGAGGATGTCAGAAACATGAAGGTTTTG gACACAGGTTCCAGACATGATTTCTTAAATCATGTTATGCCAAGCAACTTAGGTAGAAAGCAACCACTTTATCTTGCACTGAAGGGAGCCATGGCTCTTCCAGCTGATGCTAGAATTCAAAATATTGAATCAATACAGGAAAGAGAGACTGCAGATGAAGAAAATTCAGCTAAATTCCCTATAGGAAGAAGAGATTTTGACA tgctcaggTGTATGCTGGGAAGAGTCTATCGACCTTGTTGGCAAGTCTGA